In Xiphias gladius isolate SHS-SW01 ecotype Sanya breed wild chromosome 6, ASM1685928v1, whole genome shotgun sequence, a single genomic region encodes these proteins:
- the LOC120790794 gene encoding cytochrome P450 2J2-like — MRQCNFSLWLDLRGMLLCIFTFLLVVYFLIKKDPPNFPPGPPALPFLGNVFSIEPKQPHIYLTKLADVYGNVFCIRLGRHKTVFVSGWKMVKEAIVTQADNFVNRPYSPMVNRIYSGNSAGLFFSNGKVWRRQRRFTMAMLRTFGLAKSSMEQSICEESRHLQEAMEEEKGEPFDPVPFLNNAVANIICQIVFGRRFNYGDHNFQSMLKNLTEMAYLEGSIWALLYDAFPALMKHLPGPHNGIFSNSKSLEASIRREIERHKLDLDPSNPRDYIDTFLIEEKQNRCREQGFEEGNLVLCCLDLFLAGSETTSKTLQWGLIYLIKNPHIQDKVQAEIDRVIGQARQPTMADRPNLPYSDAVIHEIQRMGNIVPLNGFRMAAKDTTLGGYFIPKGTSVMPNLTSVLFDKNEWETPDTFNPGHFLNADGKFVRRDAFIPFSAGKRACLGEGLARMELFLFFVSLFQKYCFSTLDGVELSTEAIIGATRTPYPFKIYARAR; from the exons ATGAGGCAGTGTAATTTCTCTCTGTGGCTTGATCTGAGGGGAATGCTgctctgtattttcacttttctcctgGTAGTGTATTTTCTGATCAAAAAGGATCCACCTAACTTTCCCCCGGGACCACCAGCTCTCCCTTTTTTAGGAAACGTCTTCAGCATTGAACCTAAACAGCCTCACATTTACCTGACCAAG CTAGCTGATGTTTATGGGAATGTGTTCTGCATACGTCTGGGCAGACacaaaacagtgtttgtgtctggGTGGAAGATGGTGAAGGAAGCCATAGTGACACAGGCTGACAACTTTGTGAATCGACCTTACAGCCCGATGGTGAACAGAATTTACTCAGGGAACTCTG cgGGTCTCTTCTTTAGCAATGGGAAGGTGTGGAGGAGACAGCGGCGTTTTACCATGGCCATGTTACGTACCTTTGGTCTGGCCAAGAGCTCCATGGAGCAGAGCATATGCGAAGAGAGCCGACATCTGCAGGAGgcgatggaggaggagaaag gCGAGCCATTTGACCCTGTGCCCTTCTTAAACAACGCTGTGGCCAACATCATTTGCCAGATCGTGTTCGGGAGACGGTTTAACTACGGTGATCACAACTTCCAGAGCATGCTGAAGAATCTGACTGAGATGGCCTATTTGGAAGGCTCCATATGGGCTCTA CTATATGATGCGTTCCCAGCACTGATGAAACACCTGCCAGGGCCTCACAATGGCATCTTCAGCAACTCCAAATCTTTGGAGGCATCAATCcggagagagatagagaggcaCAAGTTGGATCTGGACCCCAGCAACCCACGAGATTACATCGACACCTTCCTGATAGAAGAGAAA CAGAACAGATGCCGTGAACAGGGCTTTGAGGAAGGAAACCTGGTTCTGTGTTGTCTGGATCTGTTCCTGGCTGGCAGTGAAACCACTTCCAAGACTCTGCAATGGGGCCTCATCTACCTCATCAAGAACCCTCATATCCAAG ACAAAGTCCAGGCAGAGATAGACAGAGTCATCGGACAGGCCCGGCAGCCCACTATGGCCGACAGACCCAACCTGCCCTACAGTGATGCCGTCATCCATGAGATCCAGAGGATGGGAAACATTGTTCCTCTCAATGGATTCAGAATGGCTGCTAAAGACACGACACTGGGTGGTTACTTCATACCAAAG GGAACCTCTGTGATGCCAAACCTGACCTCCGTGCTGTTTGACAAGAATGAATGGGAGACTCCAGACACCTTCAACCCCGGACACTTCCTAAATGCTGATGGAAAGTTTGTGAGGAGGGATGCATTTATACCTTTCTCTGCAG GAAAGCGTGCATGTCTGGGAGAAGGCCTGGCGAGAATGGAGCTGTTCTTGTTTTTCGTCAGTTTGTTTCAGAAGTATTGTTTTTCCACCCTGGATGGAGTTGAGCTGAGTACAGAAGCAATCATTGGAGCCACGCGCACACCGTACCCCTTCAAGATCTACGCCAGGGCCCGCTGA
- the LOC120790861 gene encoding cytochrome P450 2J2-like, with protein MIFQAIFDCMDFTGWLLFAFVLLLLTDVVRNWRPHNFPPGPWAMPFLGNVFTGLDFRTMEKLAQEYGPVFSLRRGSKRMVLISGHKMVKEALVNQLDSFVDRPVVPIFHVVFKGLGISLSNGYLWRKQRKFANTHLRYFGERQMSLEKYIQVESSFLCEAFKEEQGRPFNPHYTITNAVSNIISSVLFGHRFEYSDQSFRRILELDNEAVVLTGSLQTQLYDAFPGLLKYLPGPHQTIHANYKEILLFLQKEIEKHQEEWNSDDPRDYIDVYLAEMEKKKEDPQAGFNIETLLVSTLDLIEAGTETLATTLRWAVLYMIIYPEIQKKVQEEIDRVIGLSRQPTMADRPNLPYTDAVIHETQRMGNIVPLGFPKMASKDTTLGGYFIPKGTVIATILASVLLDKNEWATPDTFNPEHFLDSEGKFRRRDAFLPFSAGKRVCLGEHLARKELFLFFTSLLQRFTFTPVPGEMPSSVGVLGFTYSPEEFRILAIPR; from the exons ATGATATTTCAAGCAATTTTTGATTGTATGGACTTCACTGGTTggcttttgtttgcttttgtattgctacttttgaCGGATGTGGTAAGAAACTGGAGGCCTCACAACTTTCCACCTGGACCCTGGGCTATGCCTTTTCTAGGAAATGTCTTCACTGGACTTGACTTCAGAACAATGGAGAAG CTTGCTCAGGAGTACGGCCCTGTGTTTAGCTTGAGGAGAGGCAGCAAGAGAATGGTGCTTATTTCAGGACACAAAATGGTCAAAGAGGCTCTTGTCAACCAGCTGGACAGCTTTGTTGATCGACCTGTCGTTCCTATCTTCCATGTTGTCTTTAAGGGCCTTG GCATAAGTTTGAGCAATGGTTACCTGtggagaaaacagaggaagttTGCCAACACTCACCTGCGTTACTTTGGAGAACGCCAGATGTCTTTGGAAAAATATATTCAAGTGGAAAGCAGCTTTCTTTGTGAAGCATTCAAAGAGGAGCAAG GACGACCATTCAACCCCCACTACACCATAACCAATGCAGTGAGTAACATCATCTCCTCTGTGCTCTTCGGACATCGCTTTGAATACAGCGATCAAAGCTTTCGCCGGATTCTGGAGTTGGACAATGAGGCCGTTGTGCTCACTGGCTCTCTTCAGACTCAG CTGTATGATGCCTTCCCTGGCTTGCTGAAGTACCTGCCAGGACCTCACCAGACTATCCACGCCAACTACAAAGAGATCTTGTTGTTCCTGCAAAAGGAAATAGAGAAGCACCAGGAGGAGTGGAACTCTGATGACCCTCGTGATTATATCGATGTATATCtggcagagatggagaag AAAAAAGAGGATCCTCAGGCTGGCTTTAACATTGAAACCCTGCTGGTCAGCACCCTCGACCTGATAGAGGCCGGGACAGAAACACTGGCCACCACTTTACGCTGGGCAGTCTTATACATGATAATCTACCCAGAGATACAGA AAAAAGTCCAGGAAGAGATAGACAGAGTGATTGGACTGTCTCGCCAACCCACCATGGCCGATAGACCCAACCTGCCCTACACTGACGCTGTCATCCATGAGACTCAAAGGATGGGAAACATTGTTCCGTTGGGATTCCCCAAAATGGCCAGTAAAGACACTACACTGGGAGGATACTTCATACCCAAG GGCACAGTTATTGCGACAATACTAGCATCTGTGCTGCTTGATAAGAACGAGTGGGCGACTCCAGATACCTTCAATCCTGAGCATTTTTTGGATTCAGAGGGCAAGTTCCGCAGGAGAGACGCTTTCTTGCCATTTTCAGCAG GTAAACGTGTGTGTTTAGGGGAGCACCTGGCCAGAAAGGAGCTGTTCCTTTTCTTTACATCTCTCCTCCAACGCTTCACCTTCACTCCTGTTCCTGGAGAAATGCCCAGCTCGGTGGGGGTGCTGGGCTTCACCTATTCCCCAGAGGAGTTCAGGATACTAGCCATACCTCGCTGA